A region from the Clavibacter sp. A6099 genome encodes:
- a CDS encoding transcriptional regulator, protein MADLDPVIHAQARLRIVASLATLDAGEALSFPRLQEILDMTAGNLSTHLRKLEDPGYVEVRKTHEGRQPVTYLALTTVGRRAFEDYRQALTAMLDA, encoded by the coding sequence TTGGCTGACCTCGATCCCGTGATCCACGCGCAGGCCCGGCTCCGCATCGTGGCGTCGCTCGCGACGCTGGACGCGGGGGAGGCGCTCTCCTTCCCACGGCTTCAGGAGATCCTCGACATGACGGCCGGCAACCTGTCGACGCACCTCAGGAAGCTCGAGGACCCCGGGTACGTCGAGGTGCGGAAGACGCACGAGGGACGGCAGCCGGTGACCTACCTCGCGCTCACCACGGTGGGCCGACGCGCGTTCGAGGACTACCGGCAGGCGCTCACGGCGATGCTCGACGCGTAG
- a CDS encoding Fur family transcriptional regulator codes for MKRNTWQREAVRQALDASTEFVSAQRLHARLHDAGSPIGLATVYRALGDLAAEGDADSLQSPDGEALYRTCATGGHHHHLICRVCGTTVEIAADEVESWAHDVAARNGFTAPSHVVDVFGLCAECTRRAAEASGAPAGSASEAPASA; via the coding sequence ATGAAGCGGAACACGTGGCAGCGCGAGGCCGTCCGGCAGGCGCTGGACGCATCGACGGAGTTCGTGAGCGCGCAGCGGCTGCACGCGCGCCTGCACGACGCGGGATCCCCGATCGGCCTGGCCACCGTCTACCGCGCGCTCGGCGACCTCGCCGCCGAGGGCGACGCCGACTCGCTGCAGTCGCCGGACGGCGAGGCCCTCTACCGCACGTGCGCCACCGGCGGCCACCACCACCACCTCATCTGCCGCGTCTGCGGCACGACGGTGGAGATCGCCGCCGACGAGGTCGAGTCGTGGGCGCACGACGTCGCCGCGCGCAACGGCTTCACTGCCCCGAGCCACGTGGTCGACGTCTTCGGCCTCTGCGCCGAGTGCACGCGCCGCGCGGCCGAGGCGTCGGGGGCACCGGCCGGCAGTGCCTCGGAAGCCCCCGCATCCGCATGA
- a CDS encoding DUF998 domain-containing protein, protein MSTRSATIPAAAGIAWIAAAAVYVGTEGVAASAFPGYSYSANYISDLGVPDVAVFQGRAIDSPLSAVMNAGFILQGVLYLLAAVIATRALRAGPRRTFLALAVVHAAGITVVGLIHGSASSDASGIGWMHVVGAGMAIIAGNAASIVAGLGSGRIGAARAFRVASVTLGAVGLLALALLQTLGGSDIDGIWERGSVYTVTAWELMTGIAVLVAASRRRRGSPRD, encoded by the coding sequence ATGAGCACCCGCAGCGCCACCATCCCCGCGGCCGCCGGCATCGCCTGGATCGCCGCCGCCGCCGTCTACGTCGGCACCGAGGGCGTCGCCGCGTCCGCCTTCCCCGGTTACAGCTACTCGGCCAACTACATCAGCGACCTCGGCGTCCCCGACGTCGCCGTCTTCCAGGGCCGCGCCATCGACTCCCCGCTCTCCGCGGTGATGAACGCGGGCTTCATCCTGCAGGGCGTCCTCTACCTCCTGGCCGCCGTGATCGCCACCCGCGCCCTCCGCGCCGGCCCCCGCCGCACCTTCCTCGCCCTCGCCGTCGTGCACGCCGCCGGGATCACGGTGGTCGGCCTCATCCACGGCAGCGCCTCGAGCGACGCGAGCGGCATCGGCTGGATGCACGTGGTCGGCGCCGGGATGGCGATCATCGCGGGCAACGCCGCCTCGATCGTCGCCGGGCTCGGCTCCGGACGCATCGGCGCCGCACGCGCCTTCCGCGTCGCGAGCGTCACGCTGGGCGCCGTCGGCCTCCTCGCGCTCGCCCTGCTCCAGACGCTCGGCGGGTCGGACATCGACGGCATCTGGGAGCGCGGATCCGTCTACACCGTCACCGCGTGGGAGCTGATGACCGGGATCGCCGTGCTCGTCGCCGCCTCGCGCCGCCGCCGCGGGAGCCCGCGCGACTGA
- the rpsN gene encoding 30S ribosomal protein S14, translated as MAKKSKIARNEQRKVIVERYAAKRLELKKALVDPNGTDESREAARAGIQRLPRDASPIRVRNRDGIDGRPRGNLSKFGISRVRFRDMAHRGELPGITKSSW; from the coding sequence ATGGCCAAGAAGAGCAAGATCGCCCGCAACGAGCAGCGCAAGGTCATCGTCGAGCGGTACGCCGCGAAGCGCCTCGAGCTGAAGAAGGCCCTCGTGGACCCGAACGGCACCGACGAGAGCCGCGAGGCTGCCCGCGCCGGCATCCAGCGCCTCCCGCGCGACGCCTCGCCCATCCGCGTCCGCAACCGCGACGGCATCGACGGTCGCCCCCGCGGCAACCTGTCGAAGTTCGGCATCTCCCGCGTGCGCTTCCGTGACATGGCCCACCGCGGCGAGCTTCCTGGCATCACGAAGTCCAGCTGGTAG
- a CDS encoding metal ABC transporter ATP-binding protein: protein MTGAPVLSLRDATLAFGSRTLWSGLDLDVAPGEFVAVLGPNGSGKTSFLKSVLGAQRLTSGEMRFLDEPVRRGARRIGYIPQQKLITAATPVRARDLVGFGVTGHRWGLPISRRAERARVDELLDAVGAAAYADAPVATLSGGEQQRLRVAQALASDPRLLLCDEPLLSLDLGHQRVVSELIDRHRRETDAAVVFVTHDVNPVLDMVDRVLYLVGGRFRIGTPDEVLDSEVLSSLYGTPVDVVRVRGRVVVVGATDDPHGHHSHDDEDHEEHGDHGPHGVHEAAPADGRAA from the coding sequence GTGACCGGCGCACCCGTCCTGAGCCTCCGCGACGCGACGCTCGCGTTCGGCTCGCGCACCCTCTGGAGCGGACTCGACCTCGACGTGGCACCCGGCGAGTTCGTCGCGGTGCTCGGCCCGAACGGATCCGGCAAGACCAGCTTCCTCAAGTCCGTCCTCGGCGCCCAGCGCCTCACGTCGGGGGAGATGCGCTTCCTCGACGAGCCGGTGCGCCGCGGTGCACGGCGCATCGGCTACATCCCGCAGCAGAAGCTCATCACCGCGGCCACGCCCGTCCGGGCGCGCGACCTCGTCGGCTTCGGCGTCACCGGCCACCGCTGGGGGCTGCCGATCAGCCGGCGGGCCGAGCGGGCCCGGGTCGACGAGCTGCTCGACGCCGTGGGCGCCGCCGCCTACGCGGACGCGCCGGTCGCCACCCTCTCCGGCGGCGAGCAGCAGCGGCTGCGCGTGGCCCAGGCCCTGGCGTCGGATCCGCGGCTCCTCCTGTGCGACGAGCCGCTCCTCAGCCTCGACCTCGGCCACCAGCGCGTGGTCAGCGAGCTGATCGACCGGCACCGCAGGGAGACCGACGCGGCGGTCGTGTTCGTCACCCACGACGTCAACCCGGTGCTCGACATGGTCGACCGGGTGCTCTACCTCGTGGGTGGCCGCTTCCGCATCGGCACGCCCGACGAGGTCCTCGACTCCGAGGTGCTGAGCTCCCTCTACGGCACGCCCGTCGACGTGGTGCGCGTGCGCGGCCGCGTCGTCGTGGTCGGCGCCACCGACGATCCGCATGGCCACCACTCGCACGACGACGAGGACCACGAGGAGCACGGCGACCACGGGCCGCACGGCGTGCACGAGGCCGCCCCCGCCGACGGGAGGGCCGCGTGA
- a CDS encoding FecCD family ABC transporter permease: MSLRVLARASAPDAPEGRARSGPTRAAGLLLALGVLVLAALASIAIGSRDIPLGAVVDALAGRPRDPAELVVITDLRIPRTLAGLAAGLALGVAGALIQAVTRNPLADPGILGVTAGSAFAVAIATGVLGVTAVSGYLWFAFGGALVAAVVVYVVGSAGRGGGDPVRLTLAGVALGAVLAGITSGMLLADPQGFSAMRAWESGSLQDRGWDALAPVAPFLAAGVLLAALIARSLDAVALGDDLARSLGANVVVVRAVAVVAVTLLAGGATAMAGPIAFVGLMIPHIARWIVGPDQRWILAYTIVLAPVLLLAADIVGRIVLRPAELPAGIVTAVLGAPVLILLVRRQRASAL; the protein is encoded by the coding sequence ATGTCGCTCCGGGTCCTCGCGCGCGCCTCCGCTCCCGACGCCCCAGAGGGCCGGGCGCGGAGCGGACCGACGCGCGCAGCGGGCCTGCTGCTGGCGCTCGGCGTGCTCGTGCTGGCGGCGCTCGCGAGCATCGCGATCGGCTCCCGGGACATCCCGCTCGGCGCCGTCGTCGACGCCCTCGCCGGCCGGCCGCGCGACCCGGCCGAGCTCGTCGTGATCACCGACCTCCGCATCCCGCGCACCCTCGCGGGCCTCGCCGCGGGCCTCGCGCTCGGGGTCGCGGGCGCGCTCATCCAGGCCGTCACGCGGAACCCGCTGGCGGATCCCGGCATCCTCGGCGTCACCGCCGGCTCGGCGTTCGCGGTCGCCATCGCGACGGGCGTGCTCGGCGTGACCGCCGTGAGCGGTTACCTGTGGTTCGCCTTCGGCGGGGCGCTGGTGGCGGCCGTGGTGGTCTACGTCGTGGGATCCGCGGGGCGCGGCGGCGGGGATCCGGTGCGCCTCACGCTGGCCGGCGTCGCCCTCGGCGCGGTGCTCGCGGGCATCACCTCGGGGATGCTGCTGGCCGACCCGCAGGGCTTCAGCGCGATGCGCGCGTGGGAGTCGGGCTCGCTGCAGGACCGCGGCTGGGACGCCCTCGCGCCGGTCGCGCCGTTCCTCGCGGCGGGCGTGCTGCTCGCCGCCCTCATCGCCCGGAGCCTCGACGCGGTCGCGCTCGGCGACGACCTCGCGCGCTCCCTCGGGGCGAACGTCGTCGTGGTGCGGGCCGTTGCCGTGGTCGCCGTGACGCTGCTCGCGGGGGGCGCCACCGCGATGGCCGGGCCGATCGCGTTCGTGGGGCTGATGATCCCGCACATCGCGCGCTGGATCGTCGGCCCCGACCAGCGCTGGATCCTCGCGTACACGATCGTGCTGGCGCCGGTGCTGCTGCTGGCGGCCGACATCGTGGGCCGGATCGTGCTGCGGCCGGCCGAGCTGCCCGCCGGGATCGTGACGGCCGTGCTGGGCGCACCCGTGCTGATCCTGCTCGTCCGCCGGCAGAGGGCGTCGGCGCTGTGA
- a CDS encoding FecCD family ABC transporter permease — protein MSAPARAGRRPSATRSAAARSGAGVAGTIRLPVVGIRLQRREVLVGAALAVATVALALVALGTGDFPLTVPEVIRAMALPDGSFASTIVLEWRLPRVLAALAFGAALGVAGAVFQSLTRNPLGSPDIIGFSTGSYTGALIVTTLAGAAFLPTAVGALAGGLGTALVVYLLAYRGGVQGFRLIITGIAVTAVLHGVNTFLLLKAGTEVAMAASIWGAGSLALVGWDRALPAFVAVLLLAPAILLLSAPLRQLELGDDAARAHGVRAEPTRLALLILGVALTAIVTAAAGPIAFVALAAPQIARRLTRSAGLPLAPAALTGGLLLLAADFAAQHALPGTVPVGIVTVVVGGAYLIALLIREASRRA, from the coding sequence GTGAGCGCGCCCGCCCGCGCCGGCCGCCGCCCGTCCGCGACCCGATCCGCCGCCGCCAGGTCCGGCGCCGGGGTGGCCGGCACCATCCGCCTGCCCGTGGTGGGGATCCGCCTGCAGCGCCGCGAGGTGCTCGTCGGCGCGGCGCTCGCCGTCGCGACCGTCGCCCTCGCGCTGGTGGCGCTCGGCACCGGCGACTTCCCGCTCACGGTGCCCGAGGTGATCCGCGCGATGGCGCTCCCCGACGGCTCCTTCGCGTCCACCATCGTCCTCGAGTGGCGCCTGCCGCGCGTGCTCGCCGCGCTCGCGTTCGGCGCGGCGCTCGGGGTCGCGGGCGCCGTGTTCCAGTCGCTCACGCGCAACCCGCTCGGATCCCCGGACATCATCGGCTTCTCGACGGGCTCGTACACGGGCGCGCTGATCGTCACGACGCTGGCGGGCGCGGCCTTCCTGCCCACGGCGGTCGGCGCGCTCGCGGGCGGGCTCGGCACGGCGCTCGTCGTCTACCTGCTCGCATACCGTGGCGGCGTGCAGGGGTTCCGGCTGATCATCACGGGCATCGCCGTCACGGCCGTCCTGCACGGGGTCAACACGTTCCTGCTGCTGAAGGCGGGCACCGAGGTCGCCATGGCCGCGTCCATCTGGGGCGCCGGATCCCTCGCCCTCGTCGGCTGGGACCGTGCGCTGCCGGCCTTCGTCGCCGTCCTCTTGCTCGCGCCGGCGATCCTGCTGCTGTCCGCGCCGCTCCGGCAGCTCGAGCTCGGCGACGACGCCGCTCGAGCCCACGGCGTGCGGGCCGAGCCCACGCGCCTGGCGCTGCTGATCCTCGGGGTCGCCCTCACGGCGATCGTGACCGCTGCCGCAGGCCCCATCGCGTTCGTCGCGCTCGCGGCCCCGCAGATCGCCCGCCGCCTGACGCGGAGCGCCGGCCTGCCGCTCGCGCCGGCCGCGCTCACGGGCGGCCTGCTGCTCCTCGCCGCCGACTTCGCCGCCCAGCATGCGCTGCCCGGGACGGTGCCCGTCGGCATCGTCACGGTCGTCGTCGGCGGCGCCTACCTGATCGCGCTGCTGATCCGCGAGGCATCCCGCCGTGCCTGA
- a CDS encoding metal ABC transporter permease, whose protein sequence is MIHLLADAGDVWSRLFDFSDYGALVALLRNSIIAGAVLGVVGGLIGVFVMTRDLAFAVHGVSELSFAGAAAALLLGVNVVGGSLVGSLIAAIAIGVLGTRAKDRNSIIAVIMPFGLGLGILFLALYDGRASNKFGLLTGQIVSVDNPQLGYLVAISAVVIVGLAVVWRPLMFASVDPDVAAARGVPVRLLSIVFMILLGLGTAVSIQIVGALLVLSLLVTPAAAAMRVSSTPRVVVSLSVLFALASIVGGIMLALGSSIPISPYVTTISFTIYLVCRGVDALRTRSGTSGGTRTLTGRGGSPAGRARA, encoded by the coding sequence GTGATCCACCTGCTCGCCGACGCGGGCGACGTCTGGTCGCGCCTGTTCGACTTCTCCGACTACGGCGCGCTCGTCGCGCTGCTGCGGAACAGCATCATCGCGGGCGCCGTGCTCGGCGTCGTGGGCGGCCTCATCGGCGTCTTCGTCATGACGCGCGACCTCGCCTTCGCGGTCCACGGGGTGAGCGAGCTGTCGTTCGCCGGCGCGGCGGCGGCGCTGCTGCTCGGGGTGAACGTGGTCGGCGGATCCCTGGTCGGCTCCCTCATCGCGGCGATCGCCATCGGCGTGCTCGGCACGCGCGCGAAGGACCGCAACTCGATCATCGCCGTGATCATGCCGTTCGGCCTGGGCCTCGGGATCCTGTTCCTCGCCCTGTACGACGGCCGCGCCAGCAACAAGTTCGGCCTGCTCACCGGGCAGATCGTCTCGGTCGACAACCCGCAGCTCGGCTACCTCGTGGCGATCAGCGCCGTCGTCATCGTCGGCCTCGCCGTGGTCTGGCGGCCGCTGATGTTCGCGAGCGTCGACCCCGACGTGGCCGCCGCCCGCGGCGTGCCCGTGCGCCTGCTCTCCATCGTCTTCATGATCCTGCTCGGGCTCGGCACGGCGGTCTCCATCCAGATCGTCGGCGCGCTGCTCGTGCTCTCGCTGCTGGTGACGCCCGCGGCCGCCGCCATGCGCGTCTCGTCGACGCCGCGCGTGGTCGTCTCGCTCAGCGTCCTGTTCGCGCTCGCGAGCATCGTGGGGGGCATCATGCTCGCGCTCGGCAGCAGCATCCCCATCAGCCCATACGTCACGACCATCTCGTTCACGATCTACCTGGTCTGCCGCGGCGTCGACGCCCTCCGCACGCGCAGCGGCACGTCGGGTGGGACGCGTACCCTGACGGGGCGGGGAGGATCGCCCGCCGGGAGGGCACGGGCATGA
- the rpmB gene encoding 50S ribosomal protein L28 has product MAATCQVTGAVPGFGHNISHSHRRTKRRFDPNVQKKTYYVPSLRRNVKLTLSAKGIKVIDARGIESVVKDILARGVKI; this is encoded by the coding sequence ATGGCAGCAACCTGCCAGGTGACCGGCGCCGTCCCCGGCTTCGGACACAACATCTCGCACTCGCACCGGCGCACCAAGCGCCGCTTCGACCCGAACGTGCAGAAGAAGACGTACTACGTCCCCTCGCTGCGTCGCAACGTCAAGCTCACGCTCTCCGCGAAGGGCATCAAGGTCATCGACGCCCGCGGCATCGAGTCCGTCGTCAAGGACATCCTCGCTCGTGGGGTGAAGATCTAA
- a CDS encoding HU family DNA-binding protein: MADKSLNRTELVAAVAAESGQSQAAVNGVLDSLFSIVSTNVADGVKVTIPGWVAFEQTARAARTGRNPQTGEPLEIKASKGVKVSAGSKLKAAVK, translated from the coding sequence ATGGCTGACAAGTCACTCAACCGCACCGAGCTCGTTGCCGCCGTCGCCGCGGAGTCGGGCCAGAGCCAGGCCGCCGTCAACGGCGTGCTGGACTCGCTCTTCTCCATCGTCTCGACCAACGTCGCCGACGGCGTGAAGGTCACGATCCCGGGCTGGGTCGCGTTCGAGCAGACGGCTCGCGCCGCGCGCACCGGCCGCAACCCGCAGACGGGTGAGCCCCTCGAGATCAAGGCGTCCAAGGGCGTCAAGGTCTCCGCCGGCAGCAAGCTCAAGGCCGCCGTCAAGTAG
- a CDS encoding metal ABC transporter solute-binding protein, Zn/Mn family: protein MNRRPLTALLAVSLLAVPLAGCASGSATPAADASSSASGGGTLEVVASTDVYGDIAQQIGGDDVKVTSIIDSPDKDPHEYQATSRDQLALSTADVVIQNGGGYDDFVDTMIKALPGGKSPVLLNAVDISGFDQKPAEGELNEHVWYDMPTMKKLAEEIEQAFSKADSAGAATFEANEQAFTAKLDGIAAAEAAAKPAGTGKGVAITEPVPLYMTSAMGLENRTPDEFSEAVEEGTDVPADVLKETLALFADKKVAALVYNSQTTGATTDQVVAAAKAAGIPVVPVTETLPADLPAGSGYVEWMTENVDAVASAIRGS, encoded by the coding sequence ATGAACCGTCGCCCCCTCACCGCCCTGCTCGCCGTCTCGCTGCTCGCCGTCCCGCTCGCGGGCTGCGCCTCCGGATCCGCCACCCCCGCCGCGGACGCGTCGTCCTCCGCGTCCGGCGGCGGCACGCTCGAGGTCGTCGCCTCGACCGACGTCTACGGCGACATCGCGCAGCAGATCGGCGGCGACGACGTGAAGGTGACGTCGATCATCGACAGCCCGGACAAGGACCCGCACGAGTACCAGGCCACCTCGCGCGACCAGCTGGCCCTCTCCACGGCGGACGTCGTGATCCAGAACGGCGGCGGCTACGACGACTTCGTCGACACCATGATCAAGGCGCTCCCCGGCGGCAAGAGCCCCGTCCTCCTGAACGCGGTCGACATCTCCGGCTTCGACCAGAAGCCGGCCGAGGGCGAGCTCAACGAGCACGTCTGGTACGACATGCCCACGATGAAGAAGCTCGCCGAGGAGATCGAGCAGGCGTTCTCGAAGGCCGACAGCGCCGGTGCCGCCACGTTCGAGGCGAACGAGCAGGCCTTCACCGCGAAGCTCGACGGCATCGCCGCGGCCGAGGCCGCGGCGAAGCCGGCCGGCACCGGCAAGGGCGTCGCGATCACCGAGCCCGTGCCGCTGTACATGACGAGCGCCATGGGTCTCGAGAACCGCACGCCCGACGAGTTCAGCGAGGCCGTCGAGGAGGGCACCGACGTGCCCGCCGACGTGCTCAAGGAGACGCTCGCGCTCTTCGCCGATAAGAAGGTCGCGGCGCTCGTGTACAACTCGCAGACGACGGGGGCCACGACCGACCAGGTCGTCGCCGCCGCGAAGGCCGCTGGCATCCCGGTCGTGCCCGTGACAGAGACGCTCCCCGCCGACCTGCCCGCGGGCAGCGGGTACGTTGAGTGGATGACCGAGAACGTCGACGCCGTGGCCTCCGCGATCCGGGGATCGTGA
- a CDS encoding cytochrome c oxidase assembly protein, with translation MPRLLRVAGPAALLIVAFLSLLAALAIGGGAAPQLLEDAGPVVRYGLPAAKMMVNISAATAIGALLLAAFALSRQRPEYGRALDIAAAGAALWTVASAITAFFTFLSVSGTAFSFSAEFGTSLGLVLTQISVGQAWLATTLIAATVTVLCFAVRNHTAIAFVLVIAVGGLVPMAQQGHAGGTEGHDAAVNALGLHLVFAAIWLGGLLTMVLLRSKLDGDRLVPVLRRYSAVALVCFVVVAASGYVSAEIRVGSLDRLLTAYGLLVLIKVAALLALGLFGAAYRRVLIGRLEERGSAARGPFWWLVTAELAFMGVASGVAAALARTAPPVSQVVATQLPDPTPAQILTGEPLPPELTPMRYLTEWNFDLLWILLCAFGIFFYLAGVHRLRKRGDAWPLHRSILWVAGMIGLFYITNGGVNVYQKYLFSSHMLAHMVLAMVIPLLLVPGAPVTLAMRAIRKRQDGSRGGREWILMAVHSRFASFVGHPIVAAVLFAGSLLVFYYSPLFSWATTDHIGHQWMIVHFLIVGYLFTQNLIGVDPMPVRLAYPMRLLLLLATMAFHAFFGLSLMTGTGLLLADWFGAMGRPWGESALADQQAGGGIAWSIGEIPTVVLAIVTAIMWSKSDKRDSVRYDRKADRDGDAELEAYNRNLEALQAAERR, from the coding sequence ATGCCCAGACTCCTCCGCGTCGCGGGGCCCGCCGCCCTCCTCATCGTCGCGTTCCTCTCCCTGCTGGCCGCCCTCGCCATCGGTGGAGGCGCCGCCCCGCAGCTGCTCGAGGACGCCGGGCCCGTGGTCCGCTACGGCCTGCCCGCCGCGAAGATGATGGTGAACATCTCGGCGGCCACGGCCATCGGCGCGCTGCTGCTCGCGGCGTTCGCCCTGTCGCGCCAGCGCCCCGAGTACGGCCGCGCGCTCGACATCGCCGCCGCGGGCGCCGCCCTCTGGACGGTCGCCTCCGCGATCACCGCGTTCTTCACCTTCCTCAGCGTCTCGGGCACCGCGTTCTCCTTCAGCGCCGAGTTCGGCACGAGCCTCGGCCTGGTGCTCACGCAGATCTCCGTGGGCCAGGCCTGGCTCGCGACGACGCTGATCGCCGCCACCGTCACGGTGCTGTGCTTCGCGGTGCGCAACCACACCGCCATCGCCTTCGTGCTCGTGATCGCGGTCGGCGGCCTCGTGCCCATGGCGCAGCAGGGCCACGCGGGCGGCACCGAGGGCCACGACGCGGCGGTCAACGCGCTCGGGCTGCATCTCGTGTTCGCGGCGATCTGGCTGGGCGGCCTCCTCACGATGGTGCTGCTGCGGTCGAAGCTCGACGGCGACCGGCTCGTGCCGGTGCTGCGCCGGTACTCGGCGGTCGCGCTCGTGTGCTTCGTGGTCGTGGCAGCGTCCGGGTACGTGAGCGCGGAGATCCGCGTCGGCTCGCTCGACCGGCTGCTGACCGCGTACGGGCTGCTGGTGCTGATCAAGGTGGCGGCGTTGCTCGCGCTCGGCCTGTTCGGCGCGGCCTATCGGCGCGTGCTCATCGGGCGGCTCGAGGAGCGCGGATCCGCGGCGCGCGGCCCGTTCTGGTGGCTCGTCACCGCCGAGCTCGCGTTCATGGGCGTCGCGTCCGGCGTGGCCGCGGCGCTCGCCCGCACGGCGCCGCCCGTGAGCCAGGTCGTCGCGACGCAGCTGCCGGATCCGACGCCCGCGCAGATCCTCACCGGCGAGCCGCTGCCGCCCGAGCTGACGCCCATGCGCTACCTCACCGAGTGGAACTTCGACCTGCTCTGGATCCTGCTGTGCGCGTTCGGGATCTTCTTCTACCTCGCCGGGGTGCACCGCCTCCGGAAGCGCGGCGACGCCTGGCCCCTGCACCGCTCGATCCTCTGGGTCGCGGGCATGATCGGCCTCTTCTACATCACCAACGGCGGCGTGAACGTCTACCAGAAGTACCTCTTCAGCTCGCACATGCTGGCGCACATGGTGCTCGCCATGGTCATCCCGCTGCTGCTCGTGCCGGGCGCTCCGGTCACGCTCGCGATGCGGGCCATCCGCAAGCGGCAGGACGGCAGCCGCGGCGGCCGCGAGTGGATCCTCATGGCCGTGCACTCGCGCTTCGCGTCGTTCGTGGGCCACCCGATCGTGGCGGCCGTGCTGTTCGCCGGCTCGCTCCTCGTCTTCTACTACTCGCCGCTGTTCAGCTGGGCCACGACCGACCACATCGGGCACCAGTGGATGATCGTGCACTTCCTCATCGTCGGGTACCTCTTCACGCAGAACCTCATCGGCGTGGATCCGATGCCGGTGCGCCTCGCCTACCCGATGCGCCTGCTGCTGCTGCTCGCGACCATGGCGTTCCACGCGTTCTTCGGGCTCTCGCTCATGACCGGCACCGGGCTGCTGCTCGCGGACTGGTTCGGCGCGATGGGGCGGCCGTGGGGCGAGTCGGCCCTGGCTGACCAGCAGGCAGGCGGCGGCATCGCGTGGAGCATCGGCGAGATCCCGACGGTGGTCCTCGCGATCGTCACGGCCATCATGTGGAGCAAGAGCGACAAGCGGGACTCCGTGCGCTACGACCGCAAGGCCGACCGCGACGGCGACGCCGAGCTCGAGGCGTACAACCGCAACCTCGAGGCGCTGCAGGCGGCCGAGCGGCGCTGA
- a CDS encoding iron-siderophore ABC transporter substrate-binding protein, whose translation MRFPTTGSALVALTVATLALTGCTASSDPGASAPPASGSATGAFPATVDTKFGAVTVPSEPKRVVALGWGDAETALALGVQPVGASDWLGFGADADGVGPWAQGLYTQKPQIIETLEPSYEAIAALKPDLILDTKGSGDQARYDRLSQIAPTIGVPEGADSYLTDMEDQVDMVAEALGREDQGDALLDAVDQRFDQVEAAHPDWKGKTATAATKTSEGWGAYAEGSERVAFLERLGFEQSPTIAGIPVNAGGFSVDISSEQLDLLDADVIVAFPIFIDKSVITDDPLWQAIPAVAAGHSIVLDGDVSSAYSIGTTLSTGYALDQLVPLLETATS comes from the coding sequence ATGAGGTTCCCCACCACCGGCTCCGCGCTCGTCGCGCTCACCGTCGCGACGCTCGCCCTCACCGGATGCACCGCCTCCTCCGACCCGGGTGCCTCGGCTCCGCCCGCGTCCGGATCCGCCACCGGCGCCTTCCCCGCGACCGTCGACACCAAGTTCGGCGCGGTCACCGTGCCGAGCGAGCCGAAGCGCGTCGTCGCCCTCGGCTGGGGCGACGCGGAGACCGCGCTCGCGCTCGGCGTCCAGCCCGTCGGCGCGTCCGACTGGCTCGGCTTCGGCGCCGACGCGGACGGCGTCGGCCCGTGGGCGCAGGGCCTCTACACGCAGAAGCCGCAGATCATCGAGACGCTCGAGCCCTCATACGAGGCGATCGCGGCGCTCAAGCCCGACCTCATCCTCGACACCAAGGGCTCCGGCGACCAGGCCCGCTACGACCGCCTCTCGCAGATCGCGCCCACGATTGGCGTGCCCGAGGGCGCCGACAGCTACCTCACCGACATGGAGGACCAGGTCGACATGGTCGCCGAGGCCCTCGGCCGGGAGGACCAGGGCGACGCCCTCCTCGACGCCGTCGACCAGCGCTTCGACCAGGTCGAGGCCGCGCACCCGGACTGGAAGGGCAAGACGGCCACCGCCGCCACCAAGACCAGCGAGGGCTGGGGCGCCTACGCCGAGGGCAGCGAGCGCGTCGCGTTCCTCGAGCGCCTCGGCTTCGAGCAGAGCCCGACCATCGCGGGGATCCCCGTCAACGCCGGCGGCTTCTCCGTCGACATCTCGTCCGAGCAGCTCGACCTGCTCGACGCCGACGTGATCGTGGCGTTCCCGATCTTCATCGACAAGTCCGTCATCACCGACGACCCGCTGTGGCAGGCGATCCCCGCGGTCGCGGCCGGCCACTCCATCGTCCTCGACGGCGACGTCTCGTCGGCCTACTCGATCGGCACCACGCTCTCCACCGGCTACGCGCTCGACCAGCTCGTGCCGCTGCTGGAGACCGCCACGAGCTGA
- the rpmG gene encoding 50S ribosomal protein L33, whose protein sequence is MAKQQDVRPIIKLRSTAGTGYTYVTRKNRRNNPDRLVLKKYDPVVRKHVDFREER, encoded by the coding sequence ATGGCCAAGCAGCAGGACGTCCGTCCGATCATCAAGCTCCGCTCGACGGCTGGCACCGGGTACACCTACGTGACCCGCAAGAACCGCCGCAACAACCCCGACCGCCTCGTGCTGAAGAAGTACGACCCGGTCGTCCGCAAGCACGTCGACTTCCGCGAGGAGCGCTAA